In Turicibacter sanguinis, a genomic segment contains:
- a CDS encoding DUF3427 domain-containing protein: MKQSEPVFIRNTGSINVLDDLLKSLDRCSGFYFTVAFMTYGGIQLLLQKFKELEERGVEGKILTSTYQNFSEPKAIEKLQEFQNIEVRLFDKQLDGGLHAKGYLFIQGEVVEVYIGSSNLTTSALKDNIEWNVKLTKSIQEPFVKEVLKDYEQLWNLAGPLTDEALQAYKESCKRYKLFEKENSRSLDDVMKDVEEFIPNQMQQAAMKKLASLRNRGEKKALVIAATGTGKTYMSAFDAKQFEPKRLLFIVHREEILQSAKETFEKVIPGIKAGLYTGNQKDKDADYLFSTIQTMSRYYKDYKKDDFDYMIIDEAHHVGGDTYQRLLDYFEPKFLLGMTATPERCDEFNIFECFDGHVALEVRLREALEENLIIPFHYFGIRDIEGIDLSDVKLDQIQEITKRLKVNERVDFIIEQMNLFGQDGEFRKALGFCVSVEHAEYMTEKFNEAGIVSACLTGKNTPEERQSVIKQLESDEDPLEMIFTVDIFNEGVDIPAINLVLMLRPTQSPIIFIQQLGRGLRKQENKEFLTVLDFIGNHSKSFLTAIALNGDRFYDKDSLKVAVSTGFSDIPGESFIILDTISKEQILRQLDTENFNSMTYLKEMYQEFKRMNRGQTPYMLVDYLKYEGAPDPITFIKKEKTYLNFIAKVDKDPFIGSLIQSEEFIKVLKEWSGQLPLKRPFEFIILKYFLTHLQETHIDLEVAEHEILKYVESVNEANVKHALECLSQTYYDSTEVNQYLKLGEYIGDTFIITPIFNQLRQAPHFKPYLADVLNYGLIRYEEEFSDTDYGIPYFKLYESYTMKEVAKLATYDKKHSAFRGQGLLTFENEFFLFVDLHKEEDIKESINYQDKFISREIFQWQTPNATSQDSERGQKITKNKDYGVNLHLFIRKFKSIDGVVQPYIYIGKGNTISAEGNKPITIHMELEHKVPQFLYLEFNHKA; encoded by the coding sequence ATGAAACAAAGTGAGCCAGTTTTTATTCGCAATACAGGTAGTATAAATGTCTTAGATGATTTATTAAAATCTTTAGATCGTTGTAGCGGGTTTTATTTTACAGTTGCATTCATGACATATGGTGGGATTCAACTTTTATTACAAAAGTTTAAAGAATTAGAAGAACGAGGGGTAGAAGGGAAAATTTTAACGTCAACTTATCAAAACTTTTCGGAACCGAAAGCCATTGAAAAGCTTCAAGAGTTTCAGAATATTGAGGTCCGATTATTCGATAAGCAATTAGATGGGGGATTGCATGCGAAGGGGTATCTATTTATTCAAGGAGAGGTGGTTGAGGTTTATATCGGATCTTCAAATTTAACGACGAGTGCTTTAAAAGACAATATTGAATGGAATGTCAAATTAACTAAATCCATTCAAGAACCGTTTGTGAAAGAGGTTTTAAAAGATTACGAACAATTGTGGAATTTAGCTGGTCCATTAACGGATGAGGCGTTACAAGCCTATAAAGAAAGTTGTAAACGTTATAAATTATTTGAAAAAGAGAATTCAAGGTCATTAGATGATGTGATGAAAGATGTCGAAGAATTTATTCCTAATCAAATGCAACAGGCTGCTATGAAGAAATTAGCGTCTTTGCGAAATCGTGGTGAAAAGAAAGCCTTGGTGATTGCGGCAACAGGAACTGGGAAAACCTATATGTCGGCATTTGATGCTAAACAATTTGAACCTAAACGATTATTATTTATTGTTCATCGGGAAGAAATCTTACAGAGCGCAAAAGAGACATTTGAAAAAGTCATCCCAGGGATTAAGGCAGGATTGTATACAGGCAATCAAAAAGATAAAGATGCAGATTACTTATTTTCAACAATTCAAACAATGTCCCGCTACTATAAGGATTATAAAAAGGATGATTTTGATTATATGATCATTGATGAAGCTCATCATGTGGGTGGTGATACATATCAAAGATTACTCGATTATTTTGAACCTAAATTTTTACTTGGAATGACGGCAACCCCTGAACGTTGTGATGAGTTTAATATTTTTGAATGTTTTGATGGTCATGTTGCACTTGAGGTTCGATTGAGAGAGGCGTTAGAAGAAAATCTCATCATTCCATTTCACTATTTTGGGATTCGTGATATTGAGGGAATTGATTTAAGTGATGTCAAGTTAGATCAAATTCAAGAAATTACTAAGCGATTAAAGGTAAATGAACGTGTCGATTTTATTATTGAACAGATGAATTTATTTGGTCAGGATGGAGAATTTAGAAAGGCACTTGGGTTTTGTGTGAGTGTTGAACATGCCGAGTATATGACTGAGAAATTTAATGAAGCGGGAATTGTGAGTGCTTGTTTAACTGGGAAAAATACACCTGAAGAACGTCAGTCTGTTATTAAGCAACTAGAAAGTGATGAAGATCCATTGGAGATGATATTCACTGTGGATATCTTTAATGAAGGAGTTGATATTCCTGCAATTAACTTAGTTTTAATGTTACGTCCAACGCAATCTCCAATTATTTTTATTCAACAGTTAGGACGAGGATTAAGAAAACAAGAAAATAAAGAATTCTTAACTGTGCTTGATTTCATCGGAAATCATAGTAAGTCTTTCTTAACTGCTATTGCTTTAAATGGTGACCGATTCTATGATAAAGACAGTTTAAAAGTAGCTGTTTCAACCGGATTTAGTGATATTCCTGGGGAAAGTTTTATTATCTTAGATACGATTTCAAAAGAACAAATTTTAAGACAGCTTGATACAGAAAACTTCAATTCAATGACTTACCTCAAAGAAATGTATCAAGAATTTAAACGAATGAATCGTGGACAAACCCCGTATATGTTAGTTGATTACTTGAAATATGAAGGAGCACCAGATCCAATTACCTTTATAAAAAAAGAAAAAACGTATCTAAACTTTATTGCGAAGGTGGACAAGGATCCATTCATAGGTTCACTAATCCAGTCCGAAGAATTTATAAAAGTTTTAAAAGAATGGTCAGGGCAGCTTCCATTAAAACGACCATTTGAATTCATTATATTAAAATATTTTTTAACTCATCTTCAAGAAACACATATTGACTTAGAAGTAGCCGAACATGAAATTTTAAAATATGTTGAATCAGTGAATGAAGCCAATGTGAAACATGCTCTAGAGTGTTTGAGTCAAACATACTATGATTCAACTGAAGTGAATCAATATTTGAAATTAGGAGAATACATTGGAGATACTTTTATCATTACTCCTATTTTTAACCAGTTACGGCAAGCTCCACACTTTAAGCCATATTTAGCAGATGTCTTAAATTATGGGTTAATTCGTTATGAAGAAGAGTTTAGCGATACAGATTACGGTATTCCGTACTTTAAGTTGTATGAGTCCTATACGATGAAAGAAGTAGCTAAGTTGGCAACATATGATAAAAAGCATAGTGCTTTTAGAGGACAAGGATTATTAACCTTTGAAAATGAATTTTTCTTATTTGTTGATTTGCATAAGGAAGAAGATATTAAAGAAAGTATTAACTATCAAGATAAATTTATTTCACGTGAAATCTTCCAATGGCAAACTCCAAATGCCACATCTCAAGATTCAGAACGTGGTCAGAAAATTACGAAAAATAAGGATTATGGTGTGAATCTTCATTTATTCATTCGTAAATTTAAATCAATTGATGGAGTTGTACAGCCATACATTTATATTGGAAAAGGAAATACAATTTCAGCTGAAGGTAATAAGCCGATTACGATTCATATGGAATTAGAACATAAAGTACCTCAGTTTTTATATTTAGAATTTAATCATAAAGCATAA
- a CDS encoding (deoxy)nucleoside triphosphate pyrophosphohydrolase — MKKTVRVVGAIILSEADEVLCALRSPEMSLPNYWEFPGGKIEVGESIQEAVIREIKEELNCEIEAFDIFNDYTHEYEHIFVNLITVMCKLVNGIPTASEHAELKWIPKQDLKSLHWAPADIPAVELLSK, encoded by the coding sequence ATGAAAAAGACAGTACGTGTAGTAGGCGCAATTATTTTAAGTGAAGCAGATGAAGTATTGTGCGCGCTTCGTTCTCCTGAGATGAGTCTTCCAAACTATTGGGAGTTTCCAGGTGGAAAAATTGAAGTAGGAGAAAGCATTCAAGAAGCAGTTATTCGAGAAATTAAAGAAGAATTAAATTGTGAGATTGAAGCTTTCGATATCTTTAATGATTATACACATGAATATGAACATATTTTTGTAAATCTCATAACTGTTATGTGTAAATTGGTTAATGGAATTCCAACTGCGAGTGAGCATGCAGAGTTAAAATGGATTCCAAAGCAGGATTTAAAATCTCTCCACTGGGCTCCTGCTGATATCCCAGCAGTTGAGCTTCTGAGTAAATAA
- a CDS encoding UvrD-helicase domain-containing protein, producing the protein MTKGESIVLETLRKIYKDVTYNVFIYVQAMIGNKRPDFIIMDEKRGVSIIEVKDWSEDYIVDVNKVKVKLVDRECENPIKQIKGYKNLLSSALFTRDVDPIDEEDISLRIIYTNLNQTSQYNENLTLLFTSQVGYIFKNNLANLRVSQLFDKEALETPLLLTDLNSIRVSLYPEIEIITLDQSIISREIKALDFDQEEFAKRIPLGHYMVTGIPGSGKTVILLSRAVYLIKENPDWRILILTYNKSLSHKLNSQLERIAENLKQDAINDINLENIEIRNFHSEVSRLLGRMRKPENMDNDVWFNDESVKLASEKAYPIYDAILIDEYQDFYMNWISLCLKLCKEYTNDTSDKIFKNIFLAGDRLQSIYNRNEISWKSIGINMQGRSKFLKTSYRSAKQHLNLALNFLRNDKILKKDVDKFYVDELNNQELDAVNNGSVEFLTGNFAMIGDKIIELKKQGYKNEDFLILCPSKNCCDSVKQKSSSSIKYEMEYIKDLTDETKNIILTTYHSSKGLEAKVVFLTEIDKIYVSNDASDQIKRKILYVGMTRASEKLYIHSTSSENGKYLTELKKLL; encoded by the coding sequence TTGACAAAAGGAGAAAGTATTGTTTTAGAGACTTTAAGAAAAATATATAAGGACGTTACTTATAATGTATTCATATATGTTCAAGCCATGATTGGAAATAAACGACCAGATTTTATTATTATGGATGAAAAAAGAGGTGTGTCAATCATCGAAGTGAAAGACTGGTCAGAAGATTATATAGTTGATGTGAATAAAGTTAAAGTCAAACTTGTTGATCGAGAATGTGAAAATCCTATTAAACAAATTAAAGGGTATAAAAATCTTCTTAGTAGTGCTTTATTTACAAGAGATGTAGATCCTATAGATGAAGAAGATATAAGTCTTAGAATTATATACACTAACTTGAATCAAACCTCCCAATATAATGAAAACTTAACCTTATTATTTACTTCTCAGGTAGGCTATATATTTAAGAATAACTTAGCCAACTTAAGAGTCTCTCAATTGTTTGACAAAGAGGCATTAGAAACTCCTCTCTTGCTAACAGATTTAAATTCAATAAGGGTTTCATTATATCCAGAAATCGAAATAATTACCTTGGATCAATCCATTATTAGTCGAGAGATAAAGGCATTAGATTTTGACCAAGAAGAGTTTGCTAAAAGAATTCCCCTCGGGCATTATATGGTAACAGGAATTCCCGGAAGTGGAAAAACTGTAATTCTATTATCAAGAGCAGTTTATTTGATTAAGGAGAACCCAGATTGGCGTATTTTGATTTTAACGTATAATAAATCTCTTAGTCATAAACTAAATAGTCAGTTGGAGAGAATAGCCGAAAATTTAAAACAAGATGCGATAAATGATATAAATCTTGAAAATATAGAAATAAGAAATTTTCACTCAGAAGTTAGCCGATTATTAGGGAGAATGAGAAAACCTGAAAATATGGATAATGATGTTTGGTTTAATGATGAATCGGTAAAGTTAGCGAGTGAAAAAGCGTATCCGATTTATGATGCAATTTTGATTGATGAATATCAAGATTTTTATATGAATTGGATTTCTCTTTGTTTAAAATTATGTAAAGAATATACGAATGATACATCTGATAAGATATTTAAAAATATATTTTTAGCGGGTGATCGTTTACAGAGTATTTATAATCGCAATGAAATTAGTTGGAAAAGCATCGGTATTAATATGCAAGGCCGCTCTAAATTTTTAAAGACATCTTATCGAAGTGCCAAACAACATTTGAATCTAGCACTTAACTTTTTGCGAAATGATAAAATTTTAAAAAAAGATGTTGATAAATTTTATGTAGATGAATTAAATAATCAGGAGTTAGACGCTGTTAATAATGGAAGTGTTGAATTTTTAACAGGTAATTTTGCAATGATTGGAGATAAAATAATTGAATTAAAAAAACAAGGATATAAAAACGAAGATTTTTTAATTCTTTGTCCAAGTAAAAACTGTTGTGACAGTGTAAAACAAAAAAGTTCGAGTTCAATCAAGTATGAAATGGAATACATAAAAGATTTAACAGATGAGACAAAGAATATTATTTTAACAACCTATCATTCATCAAAAGGCTTAGAGGCTAAAGTCGTTTTTTTAACAGAAATTGATAAAATATATGTAAGTAATGATGCAAGTGATCAGATTAAAAGAAAGATTTTATACGTAGGGATGACAAGAGCTTCTGAAAAATTATATATACATAGTACATCATCTGAAAATGGAAAGTACCTAACTGAATTGAAAAAACTATTATAG
- a CDS encoding TetR/AcrR family transcriptional regulator translates to MDKKRQILITARALFNEKGYHQVKMRDISNELGISVGNLTYHYKKKQDIIQAIHQEVYETLNEEHAVETLSDLMNLLRHMIRTLFNEKYYFNDRTIGDELPEFIEEQGRRSIDVKQNVIDGMKKLRENGLLNVDDESIEVVIQFILLSHIGWILDIKELTEEIEDAYINQHLILLKPYLTEAGLKEYEQLKKR, encoded by the coding sequence ATGGATAAAAAGCGTCAGATACTTATCACAGCAAGAGCATTATTTAACGAGAAAGGATATCATCAAGTTAAAATGCGTGACATCTCAAATGAACTAGGAATTAGCGTTGGAAATCTAACGTATCACTATAAAAAGAAGCAAGATATTATTCAGGCCATCCACCAGGAAGTTTATGAAACATTAAATGAGGAACATGCAGTCGAAACATTATCCGATTTAATGAACTTACTTCGTCATATGATTCGTACTCTGTTTAATGAGAAATATTACTTTAATGATCGAACAATTGGAGATGAACTTCCTGAATTTATTGAAGAACAGGGACGTCGTTCTATTGATGTAAAACAAAACGTGATAGATGGAATGAAAAAACTTCGAGAAAATGGTCTACTTAACGTGGATGATGAAAGTATAGAAGTTGTCATTCAATTCATTTTATTAAGTCACATTGGGTGGATTTTAGATATTAAAGAATTAACAGAAGAAATAGAAGATGCCTATATCAATCAGCATCTCATCTTATTAAAACCTTACTTAACAGAAGCAGGGTTAAAAGAATATGAACAATTAAAAAAGCGATGA
- a CDS encoding rubredoxin-like domain-containing protein: protein MKEFVCEVCGYIHKGIKAPDKCPDCDSGTNLFTMIDKNPEATKRKKQREKELAQLKAQSKNKAKSKGTSKFKSKSNVTSNFKAKKR from the coding sequence ATGAAAGAATTTGTATGTGAAGTCTGTGGGTATATCCACAAAGGAATCAAAGCCCCTGATAAATGTCCTGATTGTGATTCGGGTACTAATTTATTTACGATGATTGATAAAAATCCTGAAGCTACTAAACGAAAAAAGCAAAGAGAGAAAGAGTTGGCTCAATTAAAAGCTCAGTCTAAAAATAAGGCTAAATCTAAGGGCACATCTAAATTTAAATCAAAATCTAATGTTACATCTAATTTTAAAGCTAAAAAGCGATGA
- a CDS encoding serine/threonine protein kinase produces the protein MDKHFKKNQSINGYKVTKRLGEGRYGIAYLATNEQSQKVVIKQLKKDMLKETRKKLFYEEKILKSLDHPAIPKFIGKFKEGSTEGYILEYIEGKTFDQLIRRNEEVFTKDEIYHIADQLLDILQPLHEQNIVHRDIRLPNVIVKDNKELALIDFGLARYVDNQRYVKAVDYWYLADFLLHLYYTTYNGLETLERPWYDELDLYDEEEKFLKKLLGISKDKAKYHSIDEIRQDLNKVKQIHQRKKKEEEGINVISEVEIQKIHLKSFRANIYNLEPFRVIGLIDVDVKYSYGIERVTLAFYRSSGTNNGKIKGLWYPIVGIKLETGPFTEFTDYLNHALTMSTRRGYGKKGWLAKSVFFTDSYVPKSRFRGFSNGPHYEPLFEIGKTLMNLYDEDSYYEMHELDAKTLDDLVIEDRILPGNKHTQRENYNRLMADIINGVK, from the coding sequence ATGGATAAACATTTTAAAAAAAATCAGTCTATTAACGGATATAAAGTGACAAAAAGACTAGGTGAAGGTCGATATGGGATTGCTTATTTGGCAACAAATGAGCAATCTCAAAAAGTTGTAATTAAACAATTAAAAAAAGATATGCTTAAGGAAACGAGAAAAAAACTGTTTTATGAAGAAAAGATATTAAAAAGTTTAGATCATCCAGCTATTCCGAAATTTATTGGAAAATTTAAAGAGGGGTCAACTGAAGGATATATTCTTGAATATATTGAAGGAAAAACATTTGATCAACTCATAAGACGAAATGAAGAAGTTTTTACCAAAGATGAAATCTATCATATTGCGGATCAATTACTTGATATTTTGCAACCACTTCATGAACAAAATATTGTGCATCGCGATATTAGGTTACCTAATGTTATTGTCAAAGACAATAAAGAGTTAGCGCTTATTGATTTTGGGCTTGCAAGATATGTAGATAATCAGCGCTATGTTAAAGCCGTTGATTACTGGTATCTAGCTGATTTCCTTCTTCATCTTTACTACACGACATATAATGGACTTGAAACATTGGAAAGACCATGGTATGACGAGCTTGATTTATATGATGAAGAAGAAAAGTTTCTTAAAAAACTATTAGGTATTTCAAAAGATAAGGCAAAGTATCATAGTATCGATGAGATTAGACAGGATTTAAATAAAGTAAAACAGATTCATCAACGAAAAAAAAAGGAAGAGGAGGGGATTAATGTGATTAGTGAGGTTGAGATACAAAAAATTCATCTTAAAAGTTTTAGAGCGAATATTTATAATCTAGAGCCATTTAGGGTAATTGGTTTAATTGATGTTGATGTGAAATACAGTTATGGAATAGAGCGAGTAACGTTGGCTTTTTATCGCTCATCAGGAACGAATAATGGTAAGATTAAAGGACTTTGGTATCCGATTGTCGGAATTAAACTTGAAACTGGACCGTTTACTGAGTTTACAGATTATTTAAACCATGCTTTGACGATGTCGACAAGACGAGGATATGGTAAAAAAGGCTGGTTAGCAAAATCAGTGTTTTTTACAGATAGCTATGTTCCCAAATCACGATTCCGTGGATTTTCTAACGGACCACATTATGAACCTCTTTTTGAAATCGGAAAAACATTAATGAATCTTTATGATGAGGATAGTTATTATGAAATGCACGAACTAGATGCAAAAACATTAGACGATCTTGTAATAGAAGACAGAATACTACCTGGTAATAAACATACTCAAAGAGAAAACTATAATCGATTAATGGCCGATATCATTAATGGGGTTAAATAG
- the rpsB gene encoding 30S ribosomal protein S2, whose protein sequence is MAIISMKQLLEAGVHFGHQTRRWNPKMKQYIFTSRNGIYIIDLQKSSKKIDEAYAAMQEVTKDGGKVVFVGTKKQAQEAIKEEAIRGGQYWVNQRWLGGTLTNFKTIQSRIARLEQLEAMEQDGTFEVLPKKEVINLRKEMERLNKFLGGIREMKELPAAMFVVDPRSERIAIAEARKLNIPVFGIVDTNCDPDDVDYVIPANDDAIRAVRLIVGKMVDGIIEANQGAAEEVVTEEVAVEAAAE, encoded by the coding sequence ATGGCAATTATTTCAATGAAACAATTATTAGAAGCTGGGGTACACTTCGGACACCAAACTCGTCGTTGGAACCCAAAAATGAAACAATACATCTTCACAAGCCGTAACGGAATCTACATCATCGACTTACAAAAATCATCTAAAAAAATCGATGAAGCTTATGCAGCAATGCAAGAAGTAACTAAAGATGGTGGAAAAGTAGTATTCGTTGGGACTAAAAAACAAGCTCAAGAAGCTATCAAAGAAGAAGCTATCCGTGGTGGACAATACTGGGTTAACCAACGTTGGTTAGGTGGAACTTTAACTAACTTCAAAACTATCCAATCTCGTATTGCACGTTTAGAGCAATTAGAAGCTATGGAACAAGACGGTACTTTCGAAGTATTACCTAAAAAAGAGGTAATCAACTTACGTAAAGAAATGGAACGTTTAAATAAATTCTTAGGCGGAATCCGCGAAATGAAAGAATTACCAGCTGCAATGTTCGTAGTTGACCCACGTAGCGAGCGCATCGCAATCGCTGAAGCACGTAAATTAAACATCCCTGTATTCGGTATCGTAGATACTAACTGTGATCCAGATGATGTTGATTACGTAATTCCTGCAAACGATGATGCAATCCGCGCTGTACGTTTAATCGTTGGTAAAATGGTTGACGGAATCATCGAAGCTAACCAAGGTGCTGCTGAAGAAGTAGTAACTGAAGAAGTAGCTGTTGAAGCTGCTGCTGAGTAA
- a CDS encoding glycoside hydrolase family 53 protein: MNFIKGMDVSMLQELESEGAKYYLDGQEMDIFDLFKQKGINSIRLRLWNYPYDETGAPYGGGTNDLETTINLAKRLTESGLDFILDFHYSDFWADPKKQVKPKAWTDLTGRDLENAVHDYTLETLKTLKQNGIQPTCVQVGNEITYGFLWGDGHISNLEGMTSLLQAGISAVREFDSTIKIMLHLDYGTDNRLYREWFSSVKKYELDFDLIGMSYYPYWNGSLEVLLANMNDISQRFDKDIVIAETAFCYTTDSLGCNGMIVDEELAKNVPYEPTKEGQKEYLEALLNIIKSVRDNRGVGLIYWEPSWLPIPHVAWAKEAGAKYANDEGELGNSWANQALFDESGNANPALDIFLND; encoded by the coding sequence ATGAATTTTATAAAAGGAATGGATGTTTCAATGCTTCAAGAACTTGAATCAGAGGGAGCAAAATACTATTTAGACGGACAAGAAATGGATATCTTTGACTTATTTAAGCAAAAAGGAATTAACTCTATTCGATTGAGACTTTGGAATTATCCTTATGATGAAACAGGGGCACCTTATGGTGGGGGAACGAATGACTTAGAAACAACAATCAATCTAGCTAAACGTTTAACTGAAAGTGGATTAGATTTTATTTTAGATTTTCACTATAGTGATTTTTGGGCAGATCCTAAAAAACAAGTGAAACCTAAAGCGTGGACTGATTTGACTGGCCGAGATTTAGAAAACGCCGTGCATGATTATACGTTAGAGACACTTAAAACATTAAAACAAAATGGTATTCAACCGACATGTGTGCAAGTTGGAAATGAAATTACGTACGGATTTTTATGGGGAGACGGGCATATTTCTAATTTAGAAGGAATGACATCCCTACTTCAAGCAGGAATTTCGGCCGTTAGAGAATTCGATTCAACAATCAAAATTATGCTTCATTTAGATTATGGAACGGATAATAGACTATATCGAGAATGGTTTAGCAGTGTTAAAAAGTATGAACTCGACTTCGATTTAATTGGCATGTCGTATTATCCTTATTGGAATGGCAGTCTTGAAGTATTGTTAGCTAATATGAACGATATTAGCCAAAGATTTGATAAAGATATTGTCATTGCAGAAACAGCTTTTTGTTATACAACGGACTCACTTGGATGTAATGGGATGATTGTTGATGAAGAGCTTGCCAAAAATGTTCCTTATGAACCAACCAAAGAAGGACAAAAGGAATACTTAGAAGCCTTACTTAATATCATTAAAAGTGTCAGAGATAATCGTGGGGTTGGTCTTATTTACTGGGAACCATCATGGTTGCCAATTCCTCATGTTGCCTGGGCTAAAGAGGCGGGGGCTAAATATGCTAATGATGAAGGTGAGCTAGGAAACTCGTGGGCAAATCAAGCTTTATTTGATGAAAGCGGGAATGCTAATCCAGCATTAGATATTTTCTTAAATGATTAA